A region of Chloracidobacterium sp. DNA encodes the following proteins:
- the nadA gene encoding quinolinate synthase NadA, with protein MSAVLTEPRVIEDYLVMPDEEIHERIELARRELGPRVVILGHHYQRDDVIRHAHLTGDSYQLSVMASQTEAEFIVFCGVHFMAESADILGKPSQRVVLPDLGAGCSMADMATIDQVEDAWEQLREIGVLDNKVAPITYMNSSAAIKAFCGRHEGVVCTSSNAVPLFDIYLKEFDKMFFFPDQHLGRNTGAKFGIPLDKMALWNPHEELGGNTEEELHAAKLILWRGHCSVHGRFKPWHVDKIREEIPGVQVLVHPECTREVVEMSDLNGSTSYIIKTVENAPSGSKWAIGTEVNLVKRLQDRFPDKEIRLLAPDLCMCATMYRIGPQNLAWALENLMDGNVVNEIIVDDETKHFAGIALQRMISMTEAKN; from the coding sequence ATGTCAGCAGTCCTTACAGAACCCCGCGTTATCGAAGATTATCTCGTCATGCCCGATGAGGAGATACATGAACGCATCGAGTTAGCCCGCAGGGAACTTGGGCCGCGTGTTGTGATTCTCGGGCATCATTACCAGCGAGATGACGTGATTCGCCACGCCCATCTGACAGGTGACAGTTACCAGCTTTCGGTGATGGCTTCGCAGACGGAGGCGGAATTTATTGTCTTTTGCGGCGTGCATTTTATGGCGGAGTCCGCCGATATCCTTGGCAAGCCTTCACAGCGTGTGGTGTTGCCCGATCTCGGCGCCGGTTGCTCGATGGCAGATATGGCGACGATCGATCAGGTCGAGGATGCGTGGGAGCAACTTCGCGAGATCGGTGTTTTGGACAATAAAGTGGCGCCGATCACGTATATGAACTCGAGCGCCGCGATCAAAGCCTTTTGCGGACGTCACGAAGGCGTCGTCTGCACATCGTCGAATGCGGTGCCGCTGTTTGATATCTATCTGAAAGAATTCGACAAGATGTTCTTCTTCCCCGACCAGCATTTGGGAAGAAACACCGGTGCAAAATTCGGCATACCGCTCGATAAGATGGCTTTGTGGAATCCGCATGAAGAGCTTGGCGGAAATACTGAGGAAGAACTGCACGCAGCAAAATTGATTCTATGGCGTGGGCATTGCTCTGTTCACGGGCGATTTAAGCCTTGGCATGTTGATAAAATACGCGAGGAAATTCCCGGCGTTCAGGTGCTAGTTCATCCAGAATGCACACGCGAGGTCGTTGAAATGAGCGATCTGAACGGCTCAACCTCATACATCATCAAAACCGTCGAAAACGCTCCCAGCGGCTCAAAATGGGCCATCGGAACTGAAGTCAACCTGGTCAAACGCCTACAGGACCGTTTTCCAGACAAGGAAATTCGCCTGCTCGCTCCCGATCTCTGCATGTGCGCCACGATGTATCGCATCGGTCCGCAAAACCTCGCGTGGGCATTGGAAAATCTCATGGACGGCAATGTCGTCAATGAGATCATCGTCGATGATGAGACCAAACACTTTGCGGGTATCGCTCTCCAACGAATGATCTCAATGACTGAAGCAAAAAATTAG
- a CDS encoding site-2 protease family protein encodes MTEPDSIEQPIYYGRPVMKPTVGTWIKHLLLLGVTFCTATIAGTLFPFGRLDYLPQADPQSFYEFLQLLATLPTNYAAMIGDIVHKLFTNTTHLIYGLQFSISLLFILICHEMGHYIACRIYRVDATLPFFLPTPPMIGPAGTFGAFIKILSPMPTRRAVFDIGVAGPIAGFIALLPIAMVGLLTMQFVTPEQLGNTQGTLTFTDPLLIRLFATALGVDLKFGIGNAFYFAAWVGLLVTALNLIPSGQLDGGHAIYAVFGEKVHYWTGRIAFAIMATLSVLGMYFYGSPSGFLIAIILAIMMKVRHPTPWDTTPLDKNRKVIAFLTLVIFILCFVPFPIQIN; translated from the coding sequence ATGACTGAACCGGATTCTATCGAACAACCAATATATTACGGCCGGCCGGTGATGAAGCCGACGGTCGGCACATGGATCAAGCATCTATTGCTGCTTGGCGTGACATTCTGCACGGCGACGATCGCCGGTACGCTGTTCCCGTTCGGCCGTCTGGATTACCTCCCCCAAGCTGATCCGCAATCGTTTTACGAATTTCTTCAACTGTTAGCGACACTGCCGACGAACTATGCCGCTATGATCGGCGATATTGTTCATAAGCTTTTTACAAATACGACTCATCTGATCTACGGCCTCCAATTTTCGATCTCTTTGCTGTTCATCTTGATCTGTCACGAAATGGGGCATTACATTGCGTGCCGCATTTACAGGGTTGATGCTACGTTGCCATTCTTTCTGCCGACGCCGCCGATGATCGGACCGGCGGGAACGTTTGGGGCGTTCATCAAGATTCTTTCACCGATGCCGACACGTCGAGCGGTATTCGACATCGGTGTTGCAGGGCCGATCGCCGGGTTCATTGCACTTTTGCCAATTGCAATGGTAGGCCTTTTAACGATGCAGTTTGTCACACCTGAGCAGTTAGGGAATACACAGGGCACGCTGACATTTACTGACCCCCTGCTTATCCGGCTGTTCGCGACCGCTTTAGGTGTCGATCTGAAATTTGGTATCGGGAATGCTTTTTATTTTGCGGCGTGGGTCGGGCTTTTGGTGACCGCGTTGAACCTTATTCCGTCAGGCCAACTCGACGGCGGGCATGCGATCTATGCGGTATTTGGCGAGAAGGTACATTACTGGACGGGTCGAATAGCATTTGCAATTATGGCTACACTGTCGGTTTTAGGCATGTATTTTTATGGCAGTCCCAGCGGATTCTTGATCGCGATAATCCTGGCTATTATGATGAAAGTCCGCCACCCGACTCCTTGGGACACCACGCCGCTTGATAAAAATCGCAAGGTTATTGCATTTCTGACTTTAGTTATTTTTATTTTGTGTTTTGTACCGTTTCCGATTCAGATCAATTAG
- a CDS encoding M48 family metalloprotease has translation MNKLFARRITVAALAATMWVLPMAAMAQTQITAPKNKYKVQDDVKLGDQASREVEQKFPLINDRDAEAYIQRVGQRLADAIPQQFRHSEFNYRFQWVNASDLNAFALPGGPMYINRGMIEAAKNEGELAGVMAHEISHVALRHATAQATKQGSAKNTLGTIGLILGGAILGGQTGAQLGMLGAQAWMTKYSREYETQSDILGSRIMADAGYDPLDLANVFRTIQQQSKGGGPEWLSSHPDPGNRYEKINREAQYLNVSREPIKITRDFSRTKERFRSMPPAKSMAQIEKESQGQTTSGPMANGRYSNTVPVPSTRVRSYNNLNWLQINLPSNWVDLAGQNSVTFAPEGAYGQQGITRGVMIGTYPGKYRELARDSQDYVNSVLQDNSYLQRRGGYSRVSIDGRAGNLTPLSGRSPITGRTEMVDIYTAQLRNGELFYFITVVPDNETYRYNSAFRNVLSSIQLND, from the coding sequence ATGAATAAACTTTTTGCCAGACGAATTACAGTTGCTGCCTTGGCAGCGACGATGTGGGTTTTGCCGATGGCCGCGATGGCCCAGACGCAAATAACGGCCCCGAAGAACAAATACAAGGTTCAGGATGACGTTAAGCTCGGCGATCAAGCTTCGCGAGAAGTGGAACAAAAATTTCCGCTGATCAACGACCGCGATGCCGAAGCCTACATACAGCGTGTCGGCCAGCGTCTGGCTGATGCGATACCGCAGCAGTTTCGCCATTCGGAATTCAACTACAGGTTTCAATGGGTAAATGCCAGCGACCTTAACGCCTTTGCTCTTCCCGGCGGACCGATGTATATCAACCGAGGAATGATAGAAGCGGCAAAGAACGAGGGCGAACTCGCCGGCGTTATGGCACACGAAATTAGCCACGTCGCGCTTCGCCACGCAACTGCGCAGGCAACAAAACAGGGCAGCGCAAAAAATACACTTGGAACGATCGGGTTAATCCTCGGCGGAGCGATACTCGGCGGCCAAACAGGAGCACAACTTGGAATGCTCGGAGCGCAGGCTTGGATGACCAAATACAGCCGAGAATACGAAACGCAGTCCGACATCTTAGGATCACGTATTATGGCCGATGCAGGTTACGACCCGCTCGATCTGGCAAATGTGTTCAGAACGATCCAGCAGCAGTCAAAAGGCGGCGGCCCAGAATGGCTCAGCAGCCATCCCGATCCGGGCAATCGTTATGAAAAGATCAACCGCGAGGCACAATACCTGAATGTATCGCGGGAACCTATCAAGATCACACGCGATTTCTCGCGTACGAAAGAACGTTTCCGTTCGATGCCGCCGGCAAAGTCGATGGCCCAGATCGAAAAGGAGTCTCAAGGTCAGACCACTTCGGGGCCGATGGCAAACGGACGATATTCGAACACTGTGCCGGTGCCCTCAACTCGAGTTCGGTCCTACAACAATCTGAATTGGCTTCAGATCAATCTGCCTTCGAATTGGGTCGATCTAGCGGGGCAAAACTCTGTGACATTCGCGCCCGAAGGAGCATACGGCCAACAAGGCATCACACGCGGCGTAATGATCGGCACATACCCTGGCAAATACAGAGAACTCGCACGTGATTCGCAGGATTATGTAAATAGCGTTCTGCAGGACAATTCGTATCTGCAGCGCCGCGGCGGATATTCACGGGTGTCTATTGATGGCCGTGCGGGAAATCTGACACCGCTTTCCGGCCGTTCACCAATAACAGGGCGAACCGAAATGGTTGATATCTATACTGCCCAACTCAGAAATGGCGAACTGTTCTATTTCATTACGGTAGTGCCCGATAACGAAACCTATCGTTATAATTCGGCATTTAGAAATGTGCTCAGCTCGATACAGTTGAATGATTGA
- a CDS encoding DUF47 domain-containing protein: MAFSFLPKEDHYFALFSQMTAKIQEAAALLVELLQGSDENFDALSKKIKSVEHECDEITHSVTTKLNKSFITPFDREDIYTLSVALDDVCDYIDAAARAVVMYNIHESDPFAVELAVVLQKQTAEIHGAVAHLKTAKGMEQNLLDIQRLENDADEVYFRAMAALFKKSDAVEIIKWKELYEILENGTDRCESVGNIIESIVLKHN, encoded by the coding sequence ATGGCTTTTAGCTTTTTACCGAAGGAAGATCACTATTTCGCCCTATTTTCGCAAATGACCGCGAAGATACAAGAGGCGGCGGCTCTTCTCGTTGAACTTTTGCAGGGGTCAGATGAGAATTTTGACGCTTTGTCAAAAAAGATCAAGAGTGTCGAGCACGAATGCGACGAGATCACTCACAGCGTCACCACCAAACTCAACAAATCGTTCATCACGCCGTTCGACCGCGAAGATATCTACACACTTTCGGTCGCCCTTGACGATGTTTGCGATTACATTGATGCGGCTGCCCGTGCGGTTGTGATGTACAACATTCATGAGTCTGACCCTTTTGCCGTGGAGCTTGCGGTCGTCCTGCAAAAACAGACGGCTGAGATACACGGGGCTGTCGCACATCTAAAAACCGCAAAAGGCATGGAGCAAAACCTGCTTGACATCCAGCGTCTTGAAAATGACGCCGATGAAGTATATTTCCGTGCCATGGCGGCCCTTTTCAAAAAGTCGGATGCCGTAGAGATCATTAAGTGGAAGGAGCTTTACGAGATCCTCGAAAACGGCACTGACCGCTGCGAAAGCGTCGGCAATATTATCGAAAGTATTGTCTTAAAGCATAACTAA
- a CDS encoding CBS domain-containing protein: MTKTVRTATSEMSVREVAAIMRDGDMGAVPVVDEGKLIGIVTDRDIVVRVVAEGKGTEALISDAMTTELFTVGPDDFVFEAIRLMGDKQVRRVPVINDNGELAGIIAMADVALETEDEREIAETLEEISSGASFWGKN, translated from the coding sequence ATGACCAAAACTGTTCGCACGGCGACGAGTGAAATGTCTGTGCGCGAGGTCGCGGCGATAATGCGTGATGGCGATATGGGTGCGGTTCCGGTTGTCGATGAAGGCAAACTGATCGGCATCGTCACCGACCGTGACATAGTTGTTCGCGTGGTCGCTGAGGGAAAAGGAACGGAAGCTTTGATAAGCGACGCGATGACGACCGAGCTTTTTACCGTTGGGCCGGACGATTTTGTTTTTGAGGCAATCCGTCTGATGGGCGACAAACAGGTGCGCCGCGTTCCGGTTATAAATGACAATGGCGAACTCGCCGGAATCATTGCAATGGCTGATGTTGCTCTCGAAACCGAAGACGAACGCGAGATCGCGGAAACCCTCGAAGAAATTTCGAGTGGAGCGAGTTTTTGGGGAAAGAATTGA
- a CDS encoding inorganic phosphate transporter: MDAQTAAFSLVVLIIFLALVFDYVNGFHDAANSIATVVATRVLSPGAAVAWAAFFNFIAFVVFGTAVAKTIGGDMVNIAVIPGNDQLFVLLAGVVGAIIWNLITWYLGLPTSSSHALVGAYAGAAISSYVWHFGFTNVETVLKAAGWIKTLSFIVLSPLIGMSLGFVLMVIVYWVFHKVSVNKVDRVFRVGQLFSAAAFSLGHGGNDAQKTMGIITIVLVAGGFAQMMPDGKLPEPPLWVILSAHAAIGLGTLSGGWRIVKTMGTKIVKLQPVGGFCAETAGAATLFLATATGIPVSTTHTITGAIVGVGSAKRFSAVKWGVAGRIVWAWVLTIPAAALIAALSYGIILVIEKLLGVK, encoded by the coding sequence ATGGACGCTCAAACAGCTGCTTTTAGTTTGGTGGTGCTCATCATCTTTCTCGCGCTCGTTTTCGATTACGTTAACGGCTTTCACGACGCAGCGAATTCGATCGCGACTGTTGTGGCGACGCGCGTTCTGTCGCCGGGTGCAGCGGTCGCTTGGGCTGCATTTTTTAATTTCATCGCGTTTGTTGTTTTTGGAACCGCTGTAGCTAAAACCATCGGCGGCGACATGGTCAACATCGCGGTAATTCCGGGTAACGATCAGTTGTTTGTGTTACTTGCCGGTGTTGTCGGGGCGATCATTTGGAATCTGATCACGTGGTATCTCGGACTGCCGACATCGAGTTCGCACGCCCTTGTTGGCGCTTATGCCGGAGCTGCTATATCGTCATACGTTTGGCATTTTGGCTTTACCAACGTCGAAACGGTCCTAAAAGCAGCAGGCTGGATCAAGACGCTGTCGTTTATCGTCCTATCGCCGCTGATCGGAATGTCGCTGGGATTTGTTCTGATGGTCATTGTTTACTGGGTCTTTCACAAAGTTTCCGTAAATAAGGTGGATAGAGTTTTTCGCGTCGGCCAGCTTTTTTCGGCCGCTGCATTTTCGCTTGGACATGGCGGCAATGATGCGCAAAAGACTATGGGCATCATTACGATCGTTTTGGTCGCCGGCGGCTTTGCGCAGATGATGCCTGACGGAAAGCTGCCCGAACCGCCGCTTTGGGTTATTCTCTCTGCCCATGCCGCGATCGGCCTAGGCACGCTTTCAGGCGGTTGGCGCATCGTTAAAACGATGGGAACCAAGATCGTTAAATTACAGCCTGTTGGAGGATTTTGCGCCGAGACAGCCGGTGCCGCGACGCTGTTCCTCGCCACTGCGACTGGTATACCGGTCTCAACAACTCACACCATCACCGGAGCGATCGTCGGTGTTGGCTCGGCAAAACGTTTTTCTGCAGTCAAATGGGGCGTTGCCGGACGAATCGTGTGGGCATGGGTTTTGACCATCCCTGCCGCAGCGTTGATCGCCGCATTGTCTTACGGCATAATTTTAGTGATCGAAAAACTGCTTGGCGTCAAATAG
- a CDS encoding TM2 domain-containing protein gives MQPVYAQKPAGADKKVVAGICGIFLGAFGVHKFILGYQQEGIIMLSVTLVAWIIAIITCGIGTPLVMVPSIIGLVEGIMYLTKSDEEFVQTYIINKKLWF, from the coding sequence ATGCAGCCGGTATATGCTCAAAAGCCTGCAGGAGCAGATAAAAAAGTTGTAGCCGGTATCTGCGGAATTTTCCTTGGAGCCTTCGGTGTTCATAAATTTATTTTGGGCTATCAACAGGAAGGCATAATTATGCTCTCGGTGACGCTTGTCGCGTGGATCATCGCGATCATAACCTGCGGCATCGGAACTCCGCTGGTCATGGTCCCATCGATCATCGGCCTTGTCGAAGGCATAATGTATCTCACAAAATCCGACGAAGAATTTGTTCAGACCTACATCATCAATAAAAAGCTGTGGTTCTAA
- a CDS encoding transporter produces MAEEILNSTLEVGELSEEEKRDLGFGSVVTRGSRQRLLNQDGSFNVRRTGLSLFTSLNLYHTLLAMSWRMFLFLVLVLYFLSNILFGALYAINGPEAIVDTSSEPMSSIFLRGFFFSVQTFATIGYGTIHPNGLFPNLLVTIESYYSLLANALITGLVFARFARPTARVIFSEVAVVAPYRGISGLMVRLVNGRSNQLIEVRATMIYARFVEEHGKTVRRFDSLELERDKVSFLPLAWTIVHPITPDSPLYGITREEVERTDAEILVLLNATDETFAAVVHTRSSYKPEEVHVGYKFANIYNEVDDGEPISINVRKLSAIEPAPIS; encoded by the coding sequence GTGGCCGAAGAAATACTAAACAGCACCTTGGAAGTAGGCGAACTTTCCGAAGAGGAAAAGCGCGATCTGGGCTTCGGCTCGGTCGTGACGCGCGGCAGCCGCCAGCGTTTGCTCAATCAGGACGGCTCATTTAACGTCCGCCGCACAGGCCTTTCGCTTTTCACATCGCTCAACCTTTACCACACGCTGCTCGCAATGTCGTGGCGAATGTTTCTGTTTCTTGTGCTGGTGCTTTATTTCCTGAGCAATATACTCTTCGGTGCGCTTTATGCCATCAACGGCCCCGAAGCGATCGTTGATACTTCATCAGAACCGATGTCGAGTATTTTCCTTCGCGGATTTTTCTTCAGCGTGCAGACGTTCGCGACAATTGGTTACGGCACGATCCATCCTAACGGACTTTTCCCGAATCTTCTCGTCACAATCGAATCTTATTACAGTCTGCTCGCCAACGCTCTGATCACTGGCCTCGTATTCGCTCGTTTTGCTCGTCCGACTGCAAGAGTAATTTTCAGCGAAGTAGCTGTGGTTGCGCCGTATCGCGGCATTTCGGGTTTGATGGTGCGGCTCGTCAATGGGCGCAGCAATCAGCTGATCGAGGTCAGGGCGACGATGATCTATGCCCGCTTTGTCGAGGAACATGGAAAGACTGTTCGACGCTTCGACTCGCTCGAACTCGAACGTGACAAAGTTTCGTTCTTACCCCTTGCGTGGACGATCGTACATCCGATCACGCCGGACTCGCCGCTCTACGGCATCACGCGCGAAGAGGTCGAGCGCACCGACGCGGAAATACTCGTGCTGCTCAACGCGACCGACGAAACCTTCGCCGCCGTTGTCCATACGCGCTCGTCATATAAACCTGAGGAAGTGCATGTCGGTTACAAATTCGCTAACATCTACAACGAAGTTGACGACGGCGAACCGATATCGATAAACGTTCGAAAACTGTCTGCGATAGAACCGGCACCGATCAGCTAA
- a CDS encoding zinc metallopeptidase has protein sequence MRWRDQRQSDNVEDRRGLGGRGMAVGGGGIGIVILAIAIYLCGGDPTQLLQNIPTQTQAPGPAANKVVSQDDNAQFARAIMGNLEDAWKQILPAQSRVQFQAPKLVLFTGQIASACGYASSASGPFYCSGDRKLYLDFAFFDELQREFKAPGDFAQAYVIAHEYGHHIQNLTGMMGKVQSAGENNRLSVALELQADCYAGIWANFAAKQGRVEAGDAEEAIRAAAAVGDDMIQKRTQGYVVPDSFTHGSAQQRMQYFAKGMQTGDMKQCQTLR, from the coding sequence ATGCGTTGGAGAGACCAGAGACAGAGCGACAATGTAGAGGACCGTCGCGGTCTAGGCGGCCGAGGAATGGCCGTAGGCGGCGGCGGTATCGGTATAGTTATTCTCGCGATCGCGATTTACCTATGCGGCGGCGACCCGACTCAACTGCTTCAAAATATCCCGACGCAGACCCAAGCGCCCGGCCCGGCGGCCAATAAGGTTGTTTCACAAGACGACAATGCTCAATTTGCAAGAGCCATCATGGGCAATCTTGAGGATGCGTGGAAACAGATACTTCCCGCTCAGTCTCGCGTCCAGTTTCAGGCTCCAAAACTAGTTTTGTTTACTGGCCAGATCGCGTCGGCCTGCGGCTACGCGAGTTCGGCATCGGGCCCGTTCTATTGTTCCGGCGATCGTAAACTCTATCTCGATTTCGCATTTTTTGACGAGCTTCAACGTGAATTCAAAGCTCCCGGCGACTTTGCGCAAGCCTATGTGATCGCCCACGAATATGGGCATCACATTCAAAATCTGACGGGCATGATGGGCAAGGTTCAGAGTGCCGGTGAGAACAACCGCCTTTCGGTCGCTCTCGAACTGCAAGCAGATTGCTATGCGGGCATCTGGGCTAATTTTGCGGCAAAACAAGGCCGCGTCGAAGCGGGCGATGCCGAAGAAGCGATCCGTGCGGCGGCGGCGGTCGGCGACGATATGATCCAAAAACGCACACAAGGCTATGTCGTTCCCGACTCATTTACCCACGGCTCAGCACAGCAGCGAATGCAGTATTTCGCCAAAGGAATGCAAACCGGCGACATGAAGCAATGTCAGACGCTAAGGTAG
- a CDS encoding MFS transporter, translating into MAALEARTGFWKRYTTLPRNVLALSFVALLNDTSSEIIYPLLPAFLALSLGASPFAIGLIEGFAESVASLLKLFSGYLSDRFGKRKLPVLLGYSLAAITRPFLGFVTSWPQVLVVRMTDRVGKGIRGAPRDALIADSVPVNERGFAFGFNRAADHLGAVFGPVAAFILLSIFALDTQNPTLGEYQQVFLFASVPVVLGLLVIVFFVKEKAIPAAIDSSPPSLSLAGFGGNFKRFLFVIALFTLSNSTDAFLLLRAADAGVSPVMLPLLWMTLHVSKVISSLIGGDLSDKLGRKTIIGAGWLIYAVVYAGFAFVDSAWQVWVLFIIYGAHFGLTEGVEKAFVADMVPESKRGTAYGLYNFAFGITVFPASLLFGLIWTQFGASVAFLASACVSVAAILMLLSVRRPAHQ; encoded by the coding sequence ATGGCGGCATTGGAAGCACGGACAGGATTTTGGAAACGATACACAACCCTGCCGCGAAACGTGCTTGCCTTGAGTTTCGTCGCTCTACTCAACGACACTTCGAGCGAAATAATTTACCCGCTGCTTCCCGCATTTCTCGCGCTCAGCCTTGGAGCTTCACCGTTCGCAATTGGACTTATCGAAGGTTTTGCAGAATCCGTTGCGAGCCTCTTAAAACTGTTTTCAGGCTATCTGAGCGACCGTTTTGGAAAACGAAAACTTCCGGTTCTGCTCGGCTATTCTCTGGCGGCGATCACTAGGCCGTTTCTGGGATTTGTGACAAGCTGGCCGCAGGTGCTAGTTGTACGAATGACGGATCGCGTCGGCAAGGGAATTCGCGGCGCACCGCGTGACGCTCTGATCGCTGATAGTGTTCCGGTAAATGAACGCGGATTTGCGTTCGGATTTAATCGTGCGGCCGATCATCTTGGAGCCGTTTTTGGGCCGGTTGCTGCATTTATTCTTCTTTCGATCTTCGCTCTGGACACGCAAAATCCAACGCTTGGCGAATACCAGCAAGTCTTTTTGTTTGCCTCGGTTCCAGTCGTGCTTGGCCTGTTAGTCATAGTTTTTTTCGTAAAGGAAAAGGCGATACCCGCCGCTATTGATTCAAGTCCACCCAGTCTGTCACTTGCCGGTTTTGGCGGGAATTTTAAACGATTTCTGTTCGTGATCGCTTTGTTTACGCTGTCGAATTCGACCGACGCATTTCTGTTGCTTCGCGCTGCGGATGCAGGTGTCTCACCGGTAATGCTGCCGCTCTTGTGGATGACGCTGCATGTGAGCAAAGTTATCAGTTCGCTGATCGGCGGAGATCTCTCCGACAAGTTGGGCCGCAAGACCATAATAGGCGCTGGTTGGCTGATCTATGCGGTCGTTTATGCCGGTTTTGCTTTTGTCGATTCGGCATGGCAGGTGTGGGTTTTGTTCATTATCTATGGTGCGCATTTCGGATTAACCGAAGGCGTTGAAAAGGCGTTTGTCGCCGACATGGTGCCCGAAAGTAAACGCGGAACGGCTTACGGCCTTTATAATTTTGCATTCGGAATCACGGTTTTTCCGGCATCGCTTTTGTTTGGATTGATTTGGACTCAATTTGGAGCGTCGGTAGCATTTCTTGCAAGTGCGTGTGTATCGGTAGCAGCGATATTAATGCTACTTTCTGTGCGTAGGCCCGCACATCAGTAA
- a CDS encoding DNA gyrase inhibitor YacG — MPIVKCPHCGKETEFTGNEFRPFCSERCKLLDFGAWADGDYNIPSETASLTEEDIDAIERATENKE; from the coding sequence ATGCCGATAGTTAAATGCCCGCATTGCGGCAAGGAAACAGAATTTACCGGTAACGAATTTCGTCCGTTTTGCTCGGAGCGGTGCAAGCTTCTCGATTTCGGAGCTTGGGCGGATGGAGATTACAACATACCGAGCGAAACCGCGTCGCTCACCGAAGAAGACATAGACGCTATCGAACGCGCAACGGAGAATAAAGAATGA
- a CDS encoding integration host factor subunit beta — MIKLDIVNLVADRTGVPKQKAEQVVDSLFEAMKEALAAGKRIELRGFGVFVVKPRKRGVGRNPRTGKEVPIPAGKTIRFKPGKELSAKAVE, encoded by the coding sequence ATGATAAAACTGGATATTGTTAATTTAGTAGCCGACCGAACCGGCGTTCCGAAGCAAAAGGCCGAGCAGGTGGTCGATTCGCTGTTTGAAGCGATGAAGGAAGCTCTCGCTGCGGGCAAGCGTATCGAGCTTCGCGGGTTCGGCGTGTTTGTCGTCAAACCGCGAAAGCGCGGCGTCGGCCGCAATCCACGCACCGGCAAGGAAGTTCCAATTCCGGCGGGCAAGACGATTAGATTTAAGCCGGGCAAAGAGCTGTCAGCAAAAGCCGTAGAATAA
- a CDS encoding zinc-dependent alcohol dehydrogenase family protein: MKALVYHGPGKIAWEEKNKPTIQEPGDAVVRITTSTICGTDLHILKGDLPLVTEGRILGHEAIGVVEEIGAGVSEFKVGDKVIVSCVTACLKCDFCKKSMYSHCRNGGWILGYLIDGTQAEYVRIPHADGSLYKFPVDGNDEDMLMLSDILPTGFECGVLNGEVKPGDTIAIIGAGPIGLAVLLTAQFYSPAAIIMIDLDDKRLAVAKSFGATTLINSSNGDAAGQVLELTNGVGVDAAIEAVGVPATFDICQAIVAAGGRIANVGVHGKPVELHLEKLWDRNMSLTTRLVDTAATPMLLKVVSSGKLQPSKLVTHRFAMHEIMKAYETFGNAAKEGALKVVLTNRAD, from the coding sequence ATGAAAGCACTTGTATATCACGGTCCCGGCAAGATCGCTTGGGAAGAAAAAAATAAACCAACGATCCAGGAACCCGGAGACGCCGTCGTTCGGATCACGACATCGACCATCTGCGGGACTGACCTCCATATTCTGAAGGGCGACCTGCCGCTCGTAACCGAAGGCCGTATTCTCGGCCACGAGGCAATAGGCGTCGTGGAAGAAATAGGTGCCGGAGTTTCGGAGTTTAAGGTCGGCGATAAGGTCATCGTTTCCTGTGTTACTGCGTGCCTAAAATGCGATTTCTGTAAGAAAAGTATGTATTCGCATTGCCGTAACGGCGGCTGGATACTTGGATACCTGATCGATGGTACGCAGGCAGAGTATGTCCGCATTCCACACGCCGATGGCAGCCTTTATAAGTTCCCGGTTGATGGGAATGATGAAGACATGCTGATGCTAAGCGATATTTTGCCCACCGGTTTTGAGTGCGGCGTGCTAAACGGCGAGGTAAAACCGGGTGACACGATCGCGATCATCGGTGCCGGGCCGATCGGTCTGGCCGTATTGCTGACGGCTCAATTTTATTCGCCGGCAGCAATAATCATGATCGACCTGGACGACAAACGCTTAGCCGTTGCCAAGAGCTTTGGAGCAACGACTTTGATCAACAGCTCCAATGGCGACGCGGCCGGACAGGTATTGGAACTGACGAATGGTGTAGGTGTCGACGCCGCTATCGAAGCCGTCGGCGTCCCGGCAACATTCGACATATGCCAGGCGATTGTTGCGGCGGGCGGCCGAATTGCAAACGTCGGTGTCCACGGCAAACCGGTCGAGCTACATTTGGAAAAGCTCTGGGACCGCAATATGTCGCTCACGACCCGGCTAGTCGACACGGCCGCAACACCGATGCTTTTAAAAGTTGTCAGTTCGGGCAAATTACAGCCAAGTAAACTCGTGACGCATCGTTTCGCAATGCACGAGATCATGAAGGCGTACGAAACATTTGGAAACGCAGCGAAAGAGGGTGCCCTTAAGGTTGTCCTCACAAATCGGGCAGATTGA